Genomic segment of Corvus moneduloides isolate bCorMon1 chromosome 14, bCorMon1.pri, whole genome shotgun sequence:
CCAAGGCTGCCGTGGGGTCCGATTTGTGCAGCTGCTCAAACTCCTTCAGGGCCTGGCGCCTCCGGCTCTTCTTGAGCACGCGGTGGTACCTGCAGCACAGGGGcggctcagggctgggcagcccacgggcagggcagggcccagccctgccaccgtgcccagccctgccaccatgcccagcccagcctcactTCTTGCTCTTGATCCGCTTCGCTCGCCGGGCCTTGGCCTCGTAGTAGGACTGCACTGCCCGCGCCTTCTGCAGCTCCGCCCGCCGGCGCCGGGCCTGCCAGGGAGCACGGGGTGAGGGACGGGaacatggggacacggggtgaGGGATGGGAACATGGGGTGAGGGATGGGGAGCACGGGGTGAGGGATGGGAACATGAGGACATGGAGTGAGGGATGGGAGCATGGGGTGAGGGATGGGGAGCACGGGGTGAGGGATGGGaacatggggacatggggtgAGGGATGGGAgcatggggacacggggtgaGGGATGGGAACATGGGGTGAGGGATGGGGAGCACAGACTGAGGGCTGGGGCCAAGGAAGAAGCCCCCAGAGCCAGGGCCCAGCAGGGTGAAGCCTCACCTCCTCCAAGCTCATGGCCTGCAGCGAGGCCATCTCCTCCTGTGTCAGCAGCGGGTCTGTGATGGGCTGCTGTGTCTTGTGGAGCAATCCTAAGATCTCCTGCTCCAGTGGAGTTCGGGCCTGTTGGGACAGAAGACacaggaagaggatgaggagaaCTGCAAGGGCCAATGCTCCCCTGGATGTCCCCATCTGCTGCCCCCAAGGAGGTCTGTGGAAGGCCCAGAGAAGTGTCCCCCCCTTGTCTCCCCTTGGGGGACTGGGTGGTCACAGCCCCATTCAGGAGTCCCACACCACAGCCCCTGGGCACTCTTCCAGCCCCGTGGCCAGGTGAGGGCAGGTAGAATTCCTCCCACATTGGAGAAATGGCCTCCCAGTGGCCAGGCAGTGCTGACCAGGCGGCACCACACAGGGAGCACGGAGCAGGAGTTCCAGGCCACGCAATGCCACGTCCCTCCGAAACAGAAAGGGACCTTGGGGCAGATCAATGTGAGTGACAGGTTTGTTGGGAGctcagcaggggctgccccTTCCTCACCTGAACATCTGACAGCTCCCAGGGATGGCAGTgactccctgccagcagcacaaccCCACAGGAACTCGCATTCAAAACCAAACGCATCCTTCTTTTGTAAGGAATGTTTCCAGGCGTGCAGGATTTGGCAAACCACCCCCCTCTATCTCAGCACTTGTGGCCAAGGAACACTCCCACGTGCCTGGCCCTGAGAAGCTTcaaggaggagaggagacagaGCAGGCTCCAAACCCTTTGCTCATACCTTACCTGGCTTGTCCCAGATGGAATTGACACACCTGCTCTGTGTGAGAACACTGACTGCCCTTTTAACCCTCCCAGCCCAGCGGGCACCTGCCCAGCGCGTCAGCCACAGGCTGGGCCCTCCTCACCTCCACCGCTGCTCCCAGCGCAGCCAGGAGACATCGACCTGCCCCAGCTGATCCTGGAGCACCCTGGCCAAAGCCCCGGAGCCGGCCCAGCTGTGTGACCGCCAGTGCCCACCTTCCAGGCCGAGGTCACTCTCTCCAGAGGGGTGACCGTGGCGATGTCCTGCCGCAGGGGGAACACCAGCTGCTCCGCGCGCCGGTTCTGCACCACCACCTGCTGCCACTTCCCCACGTCCTTCGAGGTGGTGACGTAGGCGGCCTCCCTCACCACCTGGAGGGGAACAGGACGGGCAGAGAAAGGCCATGCTGGCCCCCGGGAGCGGCAGGGGGGTACCGAGGGCCCCTTGGCTCCCTGCACTCACCCTCTTGGCCTCCTCTTTGCTCAGGGGCAGCTCCACCGCTGCCTTCCGCTTCACTCTGGCCAGCTCCTTCCTCACGCTGCCCAGcgtggatttgggatggatgggctgcagcagctccgaCAGAACCAGCTTTTCCCCAGCACCTACGCGCAGGTGTGGCACTGCCAGGTGAGggagctgtcccagccctcGCAGCAGCGCTCGGTGGGCAGCGCCGTCCCGGCCTCCcgagccctgcccagctccctgcctcaCCTTTGCAGGTGACATTGAACTCGGACACCTGCCCGCTCGCCTCCGAGCGCTCCGCCAGCTTCCGCCTGCgagagaaggacagaaaaaaaccccagacgTGCCTCGTGTCCCCCTCGGGGGCTCTGCAGGGTTTGGAACCGGTGCCCGAGGGCAGGGGCCGAGAACCGCCACACCCGCccctctccctgggcagcctctccCGGCgcggctgctgcaggagccccGGGGCCGAAGCCATCAGGACGCCCGTACTCCCCGCTCACCGTTTCCGTCCGGACAAGGCGCTGATCGCCTCCAGGAGCTGCCGGTGCCGCCGCTCGCCATCCTCCTGCCACACGGCACACGCGGTCACAGGCCCGGCCTGGCAGAGCGCGCCCACGGGGACGGCCCCCGCGCCCGCTCCCAGGCGCTCCCCCGTGCCCCCACGGCGCCGCCCGGCCGAGGCCCGGACCCGGCATCCCCGGCCAGGCCACGCCGTCCACCCCGGCCAGGAGAGCGCTCGAAGCCCCGCAAACAGCGGTGGAGGCCGCCCGGAGAGCCCGTCGCGCTCTTGCCGGCCCCGCTCACCCCCTCGTCGCTCTCGCTGCCGctcccggccgccgccgctgccgggtCCTCCTCCGCCATGGCTCCGCACGCCGGCACTGCCGCAAAGCGCCACCGAGTGTCGCGCCGGGCCCTCGCGCTCTGCCGCGAAGCGCGCCCGCGTGACGTCAGGGTTGCCATGGCAGCGggcccggcgggcggggcgggagcgggagcaCCGGTGGGGATCGGGGGGGGCCCGGGAGGGACCGGGGCACCGGCACCTCCGGCCCGGCCCCGGAGGGGGCTCCGGGACAGCTCTGCCCCTCCCGGGACGCCCCCGGGTCGCCGGTCAGCGGGAGCCGGCGGTGCCCACCGCgggccagagcagctctgagggtCTCCGCTCCGTACGCGACCCTCGCGCGTCCCCCCAGCCCCGGTGATTCCGGGATTCGCTGTTCTCCCCCGGGACGTGCCGCGGGCTCGGGGACGGAGCTCCCTCACCTACGGCTCCTCCCGCCCGGCCGGCCCCGGCTCCAGGGAGCGTTTTTGGGGTTTACGGGATTCAAAGGATCGTTGGAGCGAATTCCCGGAGTTCTCAGCTACGGGGAGGTGCCGGTGTCTGTCACCTGTGCCCGcagcatccatccatcctcctCGTCCTCTTTGTCGTTCTCCATCCCGAACTGGGCGCAcaggggggctcagggcaggggcCCGCCGAAGGGAGAGGGATAACGAGCTGCTCCCCATCTGCTCGCGTCTCCATAGCAACAACAGCGGGAAAAGTTCCGTATTTTCCCCTCGGGTTTGACGCTCCGGGCCCTGCCTTTGCCGGCAGCCACGTGCCCACGGGGAGCGCCGTGCGTGGGATGCCGGAGACGGATGCCGGGGGTGGGATGCCAGGGAGGGATGCCGGGGGTGGGATGCCAGGGAGGGATGCCCCGAGGCGGAGTGCCAGGGATAGATGGGATGCTGATGGCAGGATGCCGGGGATGGGATGCTGGGGGGTTCTCCGAACCCAACCCCAGGGGCTGCGTGTGCAAAACCCTGTGAAAACTGCTGTGCAAAATGTGGAAATGGGGCGGGCGGGGAACCCACGAGGCAGCAACCCGTGCGCTCCCCGCGGCGCTGGGGTTCGGCAGCCCGGTGCCTGTGGGCACCCGGTGCGAGAAAAcgaaaaagaaaaggggaatggggGCGGCGCCGGTCGGGCCCCACCGGGGGCTGCACCGGGAGGTGTGGCGGGAGCcgccgggccgagccgagccAAACCGGGCCGGGCCAAaccgggccggggccggggccgggccggggccggggccggggccggggccggggccggggccggggccggggccggggccgccaCGTGCCGCGccccgcctccgccccgccCTCCCTTGTCCGCACCGGGGCGGGGCCAACCGCGCGGAGTGGCAGCGCCTCTGGCCAATGGGCCTACGAGAagcggcggggcgggaggaGTCGCCGCGAAGTGACAGCGGTGGTGACCAATGGGCAGGCGAGAAGCGGCGGGGTAGGAGGAGCTGCCGCCGAGTGACAACGCGCGCGGCCAATAGGCaggcgggaggcggcggggcggggcggggggcgcggcgggaccAATGGCGGTGGCGGCTCCGCCCCGGTGGGGCGCGGGGCGTGGCGGCCCCTCCCGGCGCGGAGGGAGCGACCGGCGCGGCCCgagcggcaccggcaccgggtGAGCGGCGGCGCGGGATCCCTCCCGTCCCCTCCCTTCCCGTCCTCTCCCGTCTCCTCTCTAACCCTTCCCTTCCGCCCTCTCCCCTCCGGATCCCGGCACGCCCGCAGAGCCGCAGCCGCCCTGCCCTGTGtggcccggccctgccctgtgtcccctcccggTGCGGagccgccccgccggcccctcCCGCCCAGCCGAGGGTCTTCCTggccgcgccccgcgccccctcccTGGTGGATTCCCACGGCAACGCCCCTCCCGGGCGCGGGGTTTCCATGGCGACGGCGGCCGTCGCCCCCCGcgccggtgccgccgccgccccggtGCTGACCGAGCGCTCTCCCCGTTCCCTCTCCCGCAGCCgccggcccagcccagcccagcgcggccccgcggggccccGATGATGCCGGGCGCGCGGGCGgcggagcagcagcagcgcccggAGGTGCGGCGGCCGCTGCCGCCCCAGTGACGGCCCCGCCATGTCGGTGATGGTGGCGAGGAAGAAGGTGGTTCGGAAATGGGAGAAGCTGCcgggcaggaacaccttctgCTGCGACGGCCGCATCATGATGGCCCGGCAGAAGGGCATCTTCTACCTGACCCTCTTCCTCATCCTCGGCACCTGTGCCCTCTTCTTCGCCTTCGAGTGAGTTCCCCGGGGACCCCGcgggacggggatggggatggggtgcCCGGGGCCCTCGGCAGAGGGAGGGGAGCCTGGCGCGGTGCAGCCTGGCAGAGGGTGGCTCTCCCAGCCCAGATCTGCTTCCTCACCCTCAGCAGACCGACCCTGGAGGTTTTGGGGAGAACGGGCCCTGCTGGAGCTTGTGACACTGGCCTCTCTTCCCCGTGGGTCACCTTCCGTCTGGGACTTGGCAGTCCCTTGTCCCGAGTGTTCCTGGCTCCAGGATAGCTGGGGTGAAagggcgctgctgctgctgcagccccggggcccAGCCTGCGTCCTTACCCACGAGGGGAGGTGCAGCTCCCGCGCCAGCCCCACCAGCGAGGTGACCCCAACTGGAGGATTAATGAGGAGTGAGCCTGGGGGTCCTGCCAGTCCAACCTACCCCCAGCCTCCAGGCTGCACTACAGCAGAGCCCCCGCAGCCAGAGCCATCCTGGTGTTTGGGAAGGATCCGACCACTCCTTACATCCCCTCAGCAGCCTAAAGGCCTTCAGCCAAAACCTTCGATCCTGCTGAAAAAGAGGGATCTGCCACCTCCCCTCAGCTCTCTCTGGGAGCCGGGCTGAGGAGTTGGGCTGGCCTTAGACTAATCCgaaaaccagaaaacaagcaaaaagggaaaagcctGTGTTTGTCTGGGCCGATGGTGTGGGAGGGGGCAGGACACCCCTGTTGCCTGGTTAGAGGATGAGCTTGGATCAGCTAAACAACTGCAAAACTTCCCTTGCTTGCTCTCCATGGGCATGTTTGTGTTCTGGGGCGGGAGAAGGGCTGAAACAGGGTTGGGTAACACAAAAGCTAAGCCAGGAAGAACAAGTGGAAGGAGCTGCTCGCTGGCTAAGCCCTGGCTATTCCTGCAGGTCCAAAAAGCCCTTGGCCCAGATGCTGTCCTCCTCAGCATCTTTCCTAAGCCAGGGAACTTGTTTCCACATTCCCTGGCCCAACGTGtctctccctgcttccctgcccAAATTATCCCTGGCTCGGTCTGAATTCCGAGGTACCAAGTGACACCGCTCTTGGTTtgatgtttgggggtttttccatCTAAAAAATGGGGCTGAGCCTTCCTGCCTTACAGGAAGAACTAATAAGTGTTGGTGCTCCAGAAATGCTTACTGCTGCACCAGAAACACTGATTTGAGGGATAATTGCTCTGGCTCCCTGTGGATCCTGTCCGTAGCAGGAGAGTGAACCACATCCCGCTCTGCCGTGGTTGCACTAGGCGGAGTGAGCCAAGGCTGTTTTCCAGACCTAGGCTGTGGTTAGTCGGGAACGTGACTGGAAATTCCTTGAGAAGCCCCTTTCCATGCTCTGGCAGGCAGAGGCCTGTGGAGGGGTCGCTTGCACCAAGACATCCAGGCCGTGCCTAGAGCTGGAGGGTGGGCTCTGCGGGGGGAGTGCCTATGGGAACAGGATCACCTCTGAATTTTAGTTAAATCATCTGAGGGAGATAAGGAAAAGTTTGGGAAAATCCAAATAGCCATTTGATTCTTTCAGTGCGGAACACCtcagtgttggtttttttggaagaaagAGGGTTATTTTGAacttgtttggggatttttgaatttgggatggggatgaaaTGTTGCCTTCCCAACGGTAAACACTGCCCAAGGTCTCTGTTTCACTGATCAGGCTGAGATAAGCAGCTTGGCTTCTCGGGagcccttcctgccctgcaTGTATAGGGAGTTTTGGGTGAGGATCTCAGCCTCGATCTTTCACTGTGTTGTCCATTTGTCTCAGTGTTTGGCAGGTTCTTTAGCGTTTGCATGGAAATTCCTGGTTTCCCCCTTAAAGTTCGTGTCTGGGTTTGGAGCGGCAGCCGGCGGTGGGCGGAGGAGCCCTTTCCCTCGCTGCCCGCTCACTGCAGGCTGCCTGTgccgtgctgctgctccattcAGCTGAATCACTTGCGCAGTCACACCTTGTCTGAGCACGGCTCCGGGGTGCCTGGAGCCAGGACCCGTCTGGCTGCTCGCCCTGCGCCGGGCTGAGCTTGATCCCGGCGCTCCGGGCTGCGCTGGCTCCAGTTACAGCTGAGGCCGGTGGGGACGGGCACCCAGGTCAGGAGAAAAGCCACCGCcgttccctcccagccctggagcgATGGCTGCACTCgcggggctgctgctggtggtggttttttcctCCGAGTTCCTCCAGTGCTGTCAGCGGCTCCGCGGTGTCCACAGGTGAGGGGGCTGAGCCACCTCAGCCCCGTGGCTGGGAATTTGAGTTGTTGATCCCCCAAACCGCAGTGCTGTGGTCTGGGATCGGGGAAATCTCTCCAGCCAGGAGCAAACAGGACCCAGAGGCTGGCAGAACTCAGTGCTGTACCTGAGATCCGACTCCTCCCTCCTAGATAAGGCAGAGGGAcggagctgtgctggctcccaGGAAGGGCTCTGCAGCGACCGGAGTCCTCTGCCCAAGGGCACCTCTCTCACCACTCTGTcggcagggagcagctcccactgcttgGGGCTGGCCCCTGCAGAGTCCGAGACCTGTGTTTAACTGGGTCTGCTCTGTAACAGGTCCCATAAAATACAGTTTCACATCCTCTTGGCCTTATTTCAGACTCCTAATGGTATGTCAGCCCTGTGGTTGGGCACTTAGCTGCTGTTTGCTTGAGGTGTTCCAGCACGAGGAGAAGACCAGATAAAGCACTTGTGAAATCTCTTTAGGACCTGGGATAATGGGAGGCAGTGTCTGGGAGTTCCCTTTGCCGTTCCTGTCTCTCCTGAAGCGAGTTCCACGCTCAGCTGACGGGAATGGGATTTCTTTTGTCTCTCGCTTTTCAGCACAAAACTTGGCGTCTGTAAATGTTAGAGGCATGATAGCACCAGCAACACTGGCTCCTCACGGGAGGGGGCTGCTCTTGGATTTTCCAGTGCCCAAGCATGTTTGTCACTTTGTTTTTCCTACTTTCTTAGCTTTGTAGAGatgaaaatgtctttgttttctgctgagcTGAAAACGTCTACACTGCCCCTTGTGTGACTTTATTTTGTAGCCTTGATTTCCAAACCCCAGAGACCCAAGTCTGACAGAGGGGCCTCTGAGCTGGCGTTACCTCTGGTTAGATCTGTGTCAAGCATGGTCAAAACTTACACGTGAGTTGAGTGGTGCTTTTTAATCATTGTAATTACTCTCAGTAGAAGTGAACTTTTTGATGTCCACACTTCAGCTTGTTTTGCTCCTGTTTCTGCAGGAAGTGGCCACTCGTGGGGTTTGGATTGACCTTTTTCTTATATGGGGTTCCTTCTCAGGAGATGATtttgccctccctgcagcctccacaTCCTCTGTGGCACCCCCATTCCCAGATGGATCTTGGGGTGATTTGCCTGTGCAGAGATTTGAGATTTTAGCTGGGAAAGGAGCAATGACATCGGCATAACACGTCTGTCTCCTGCCTCAGTTGGGTCAGAAGCACATGGTGTGTGCTAACAGTTGATATGTCACTGCTGGCAAATGGGGAGAGCTTCCGTGgagagctccagccctgcctgtgctgctgggaagggcctGCACACAGTGTTGTGGTGCGGCCGGGCCTTGGAGCAGCTGCTTCCATGCTTACCtcaaacccagcagctgctAGACACCATCCCAGGGCTGGTGTgaacagccagcacagccaggctgcagtgcCCTGGTGAGGGTCAGGCATTTGGGAAAGGtacagctctgctggcactCACACCAGGCACACGGTGTGGCTGTGCTGTAGCTGAGCAAAGTTAAACTGGTGATTTGCAGGTGAGACGACAGTGGGTGAGTGAGTGATACTGCAGAGCTTGTGCTaagccctgggagctgtgctgccctgtggcCGTGGCTGCAGTCCCTGTCACCAGGGCTGGCATGGTGgctttccccttcctccaggGCTTTGCTCAATGTGCCGATTACAACAGACCTTCCCAAGTGGGTGCAAAATAACCAGCCAAGCACCATAACTCATGGCACctcccagctgcttctccccctgctccccattCCAATGATCTCTTTGTTCAGCcttcctgcccccagcccaTCCCGCTGTGATGATTAGTTGTGATAGTGCTGTTATTGTCTGCTTTTTGGTGACAAAATGCTCCAGAGCACAGATATGGTGCTGGGAGTGGGGGAGCAGCGTCCTCACATGCCAACAGAGCATCTCTGttggctctgagctctcccaaACAAAAGATCTTTAAATGTCTGTTCCTGAGCAGTGAAATTGTCTTCGAGATAAGGTGTGGACTGAAGATACCCCAGTGCTAGAGCGTACCTGAGTACCAACCCAAGAGTTTGTgtggctgctttccctgctgtggaCGTGTTCCCCGAGTCCCCTCCCGAAGTTCGAGGCCCCTCAGCACAGCTGGTGGGCTCCATGCTGGGCTCCGTGCTGGGCCTTGGGGTGCAGTTTCACCATGGTGGAAGCTCCTCTGGCTCTTACCTCTGCTCTCACCTGCAAGGGGCCACAGAAGCCAGCCCAGCTAAGGGAAGCTAAGCTTAGCCTGTGTGGAAGCAGGAGGGCCATGGCTCAGCTTTAACACGGCTCGTGGATCTGTATTTAAACCCACAATACGTTCATGTTGCCACAGCGGTTCCAAAAGCTGTCTGTTCAGCTGGACAAGGGTCAGGCTGCAGCCCTTTGGGGCAGACGGTGTCCAGCTTTTCAAggaataatcacagaatcatttagggtggaaaaaacccccaagaccatcaagtccaatcTGTGACTGgtcaccaccttgtcaaccagcccagagcactgagtgccatgtccagttgttccttggacacctgcagggatgggaactcCACCACCTCTGTGGGAAGCCCTTTTcaatgcctgacaaccctttccatagAAAAATTtctcctgatgtccagcctgaacctcccctggcacagcttgaggcagtgtcctcttgtcctgtcactgattACCTGAGAGAGGAGGCTGACCTGCGCCTAAATCCATGTTCCATGTTCCTAACCCCATATTTCTACCTAAATGAGAGCTCTAAATGAGCTCCAAGGTTTTTGTTTACTTGCTGACTGACTCGCAGCTGTCCCTGGACTTTGCCCTTGCAAAGGGAATGCAAAGTTATCTTGGGCTGCCTGAAGACAATAAGCTCGGCCCTCCAGTTCTTCGtctgtgggcagggctgggcacagggacgTTGTTTTGGGGAACTGCAGAGTGTGCAGTGTCTGAAATGAAGGATGTTGGTTTaggggccaggccctctgtgtTGCTGTGGGCTCCTGGTGTTGCAGCTGTGACTAAAGCGTGCTGTGGCTTCAGTGTGCAGCCCTTCTGTCCTCGTCACGCGTGGGGGACAGCTGCTGGAGTCGGGCAATGGCCCGGGACACGTTCCTGCAGTGGGCCTGCAGAgcccagtgctgccagctggagctggaaacTGTGTTGTGTTTGGGGAATCTATGGTGGGAATGGTGTCCAGAATTAAACACTGCTGTGGAGGTCATGGAAGTGGCCTTGCTTGGGATGGCAGCCCCACCAGGGAGGATAATCCCTGGCCCCTCACTGCAGTAGCCTGATGCTCCCGTGGAGAGTAGCTGTGGAACAGCAGGAGTCTGGGTTGGATCCAGCCCTTAGCAGAAGGGATAAAGGGTGGATCCTAGAAAGGCAGGAGCCTGAAAGCCTGGGTGCCCAGCTGCCTCAGGAGGCACCTGGCGAAGGGATGTGTGCGAGGAGAGGTGAGACATGGCACAAATGGTGGGATGTGGGTGGGCTTTCCCTTAAACTTCACCCCAACATCAGTGGGGTTTTCTGAAGGAATCAGggtaaaatgtgttttttttcagctcagtATGTCTCTAAATCAGGACTTCTGCTCAGGCCTCCCACACGGCCTGTGTTGTGGCACTCATGGGGACATGGCTGTGGGTgtccaggagcagcacagccatggtGAGATGAGTCCCATGCTCCCTTTGCATCTCCTCCATCAGCAGCATCAGCACCATAAACTCCTCATTGGGCCTTGCTGCATTTATAGAGCAAACACACCTTGTTCCCTTTGGAGCTGGGGGTCTTGAAGCAGGAGCCTTTCTGCTTTATTTGGAGCATTCCAGTCCATTGTCTCAGAAAAGCCAAAGGAAGCCAGATGTCTTGTTGCATGGGAATGTTGTGCTTCCACAGGAATCCATTCCTGAGAAGCACAGGATGCACCTAATCCCAATAATTTCTGTGgtgctggaagctgctgcccTTTAGGGGCCAGCCAGAGAGTCCCACCATCCCCACAGGCTTCCATGCCTTCTGGCTCTCCAGGCTTGGGGTCCCTTCAGGCTTTGGGTGCTTCTCCCAGTGGTCTGTCCCATCCCTTGGCACCAGGAATGTAGTGGACAAGGTCTCTCCAGCTGCCTGGTTGTGTTTCTGGCATTACTTAAAACGGGagctgaaaacagaacaaatgctGGGAAGTATCTGTGCCTGGCTGGTGGAAAACACGGAGATGCTGTGATGGTGCCTGGTTGTTGGAGCTGCCCCAGGAGTGTTCCCTTGTGGTGGTGGGATCAGAAGGATGTACTGAACAGCTTCTCTGCTCCAGATCTGAGCAGTGCCCGGGCGCTGATGCCATGCCAGGCGCTCAGCCCGGCACTGGCAGACTCTGACTCATCGCCTCCCGCCCCGTGTCCGCAGGTGCCGGTACCTGGCTGTCCAGCTGTCCCCGGCCATCCCCGTGTTTGCAGCAGTTCTCTTCCTGTTCGCCATGGCCACGCTGCTGCGGACCAGCTTCAGCGACCCTGGCGTGATCCCGAGGGCCCTGCCCGACGAGGCAGCCTTCATTGAGATGGAGATCGGTGAGTGTGGAGCGGCCAAGCTGGTGAGGGCTGGAAAAGCCTCTCTATTTATGGCATATTTCTAGGTTACAGTCCCTGCAGAGTTTATCTTCCTGGCTGGACCTCCAAAAGTGAGGATTGCCCCAATCTGCTGGCTCACTGTACTTGGCCAAGTCTCAGAAAGTTGGCAGGATGTACCTGCATCCCTCCCTGGGAGCCGTTTCAcctgctgctttctctcccaTAGCCATGTACATACAAACCCAGTTTGTTTTTGATAAGGGGTGTAGAAAGCCTGGAGTGATCCCCTTGATCCttcagggagggaggaggtttGGTGGATGCGGGTGATAACACCCAGCCCACTCTCAACATGCCCATGAAAGCTCTGGCatcccttttcctgcctccaAGCTGCCAGGTTGGCTCTGGCCCGcatgagcagagctgcagcctccgGCTCCGGAGCCAGCGGGCTCTGATCCCGCTGGTAGGAAAGGCAGGGAAGTGAGTTGTCATTTGAGGCCTGGCGTGTTGTAGCAGCAGGTCCGATCTGTGCCCGGCTCTCTCTGGCAGAGGCCACCAACGGGACCGTGCCGCAGGGTCAGCGCCCGCCCCCGCGCATCAAGAACTTCCAGATCAACAACCAGATCGTGAAGCTCAAGTACTGCTACACGTGTAAGATCTTCCGGCCACCCCGCGCCTCGCACTGCAGCATCTGCGACAACTGCGTGggtgagtggggctgggggctgggccTGCTCCTCGCAGAGAGCCTCGGGGGAGGGACGGGCCCGTGCCCGGGCTTGTGCTGGGCAGCTCCGGACTGGTGGAGTGTCCGGGCTGCCTCGTCTTGTACTCAAGGAGCTTGAGGTTTGCTCAGAATCTGGAGCCAGGTGGTTCCTCTTTGCCAGGACTTTGACAGTAACCAGTCTAACCgagcccagctgctctgtgtacACGTGCAGCCCGCTTTTGAGTTCCACTGGACTCTGGCCTTGCAGGACTGGAGGGTTGCAGTGGAGAGTTGTGTCTCAGGTGAAAGCAGCTCCTTCATCAGCACAGAGACTGTGCCATTCCTTGGGGTGCCCTGGTTGTTGTCCTCCTTCTGTGTATGTAATTGGCTCATGTTCAGCATCACTGCTCCAGGCAGAAATCCCATCCTGCTGCACCCCTTTGCTCCTTTTCAGATTCCCAGCCTTTGTGTGTTTATACAGTTCCTTGAACCCTCTCCTGATTATTCCAGGGTAAGAACTTGGGGACCCCCAGGCCTTCATCTAACCCATGTGCTGTGGCTGTTGTACCCCAGGGAAAGAAGACACATGAGGGGTCAAGCTCAAACTCTCTCTTAATGTGCAAAATGACTCATTATAAAACGATTTTGGACTTTTGACCTCCTGAAAGGAGGCCAAAATGTGGGGTCCTGAGTGAGCGGAGGGTTGGACTTGGCAGTTTGTGCCAGCCTGGATTTTCGAGGTGGAAACAGGAGCAAGGATCTAGAGGTGGGCAGGGCCATGCCAGGGCAGTGCTAATCTTCATCTTGGCTTCCCCAGAGCGCTTCGACCATCACTGTCCCTGGGTGGGCAACTGTGTGGGGAAGAGGAACTACCGCTACTTCTACCTCTTCATCCTCTCGCTCTCCCTCCTCACCATCTACATCTTCACCTTCAACATCGTCTACGTAGCACTGAGTGAGTCTGCCTGGAAAGCTGGATGGCTG
This window contains:
- the ZDHHC9 gene encoding palmitoyltransferase ZDHHC9 is translated as MSVMVARKKVVRKWEKLPGRNTFCCDGRIMMARQKGIFYLTLFLILGTCALFFAFECRYLAVQLSPAIPVFAAVLFLFAMATLLRTSFSDPGVIPRALPDEAAFIEMEIEATNGTVPQGQRPPPRIKNFQINNQIVKLKYCYTCKIFRPPRASHCSICDNCVERFDHHCPWVGNCVGKRNYRYFYLFILSLSLLTIYIFTFNIVYVALKSLKIGFLNTLKETPGTVLEVLICFFTLWSVVGLTGFHTFLVALNQTTNEDIKGSWTGKNRVQNPYSHGNIVKNCCEVLCGPLPPSVLDRRGILQQEESTAQEGSCLQGPGTQEPPATQGPGQAQEGGMKQQDGSIPPPSAVPAPSVSDTEMPEEKQRTPGELPVPSPDAGRAEH